One genomic window of Thermodesulfobacteriota bacterium includes the following:
- a CDS encoding ATP-binding protein gives MLEYLQLKNVGPAPTLELEFGPRINVITGDNGLGKSFLLDIAWWALTRTWASLPARPTAGAKNASIGFRFTGKKKTNEYTSTFDRPLQAWTGKAGRPSNPGLVLYAQVDDSFAVWDPARNYWRRKGEVDVQDRPPAYLFRPQDIWDGLEAPGGVLSNGLIRDWMSWQRENGEPFAQLQAALRRLSPAAEEELRPGGPTRISLDDVRDIPTLKMPYGEEVPVLHASAGMKRIIGLAYLLVWAWQEHRRASELLGQDFARQVIFLIDEIESHLHPRWQRVILRSMLEVVNALTGTADTTVQLITATHSPLLLASLEPLFDEEADRLAHLDLKAGQVRLRPLPWVKQGDTANWLVSEVFGLRQARSLEAEQAIEAAEAWMRGDRAALPATLSSKAAIHRELQRTLAGHDPFWPRWIVRFEASIGNEP, from the coding sequence ATGCTTGAATACTTGCAATTGAAGAACGTTGGCCCTGCGCCGACGTTGGAGCTGGAATTCGGTCCACGAATCAACGTCATCACCGGTGACAACGGGTTGGGCAAGAGCTTTCTCCTCGATATCGCCTGGTGGGCCTTGACCAGAACGTGGGCCTCCCTGCCAGCGCGGCCAACTGCTGGCGCCAAGAACGCCTCGATCGGGTTCCGCTTCACCGGGAAGAAGAAGACGAACGAGTACACATCCACCTTCGATCGTCCGCTGCAGGCCTGGACCGGTAAAGCAGGCCGGCCCTCCAACCCTGGCCTTGTCTTGTATGCGCAAGTGGACGACAGCTTCGCGGTTTGGGATCCGGCACGCAACTATTGGCGGCGGAAGGGAGAGGTCGATGTCCAGGACCGGCCACCCGCCTATCTCTTCCGGCCACAAGACATCTGGGATGGTCTCGAGGCACCAGGCGGTGTGCTTTCGAATGGTCTCATCAGGGACTGGATGAGCTGGCAAAGGGAAAACGGCGAGCCCTTCGCTCAGCTGCAGGCTGCCCTGCGGCGTCTTTCGCCCGCAGCCGAGGAGGAGCTGCGCCCAGGTGGGCCAACACGCATCAGCCTCGATGACGTCCGGGATATTCCGACGCTCAAGATGCCCTACGGGGAGGAAGTCCCGGTACTCCATGCTTCCGCAGGCATGAAACGGATCATCGGCTTGGCGTATCTTCTGGTCTGGGCTTGGCAGGAGCACCGGCGAGCCAGTGAGCTTCTGGGGCAGGATTTCGCTCGCCAGGTGATCTTCCTGATCGACGAGATCGAATCGCATCTCCACCCGCGATGGCAGCGCGTGATCCTGAGGTCGATGCTGGAAGTGGTCAACGCGCTGACTGGCACTGCCGACACCACCGTCCAGCTCATCACCGCTACGCACTCGCCCTTGCTCCTGGCTTCCCTGGAGCCACTCTTCGATGAAGAAGCAGACCGACTGGCACACTTGGATCTCAAGGCCGGCCAGGTCCGCCTCCGGCCGCTTCCCTGGGTCAAACAGGGTGACACCGCGAACTGGCTGGTGTCCGAGGTGTTCGGTCTTCGACAGGCCCGTTCCCTGGAGGCCGAGCAGGCGATTGAGGCTGCCGAGGCATGGATGCGCGGCGACCGGGCGGCCTTGCCAGCGACTCTTTCCTCCAAGGCCGCCATCCACCGCGAGCTGCAGCGCACGCTGGCCGGTCATGACCCATTCTGGCCACGCTGGATCGTACGTTTCGAAGCGAGCATCGGAAACGAACCATGA